In a genomic window of Pleurocapsa sp. PCC 7319:
- the cas1d gene encoding type I-D CRISPR-associated endonuclease Cas1d translates to MGTVYITQEYDSFIGKTDERLIVKTDKKKLLDVPLIKIDGLVILGQATVSPAVVNELLERKIPLSFLTATGRYKGCLQPELSKNIFVRKAQWLAAGETKKAIHLVRGFVRGKLKNYRNLLMRRRREYPELDLDTGITKLEQAIEPIDFTNNIDSLRGLEGTGSAAYFGSFNQLLRNPNFEFKSRVRRPPIDPINSLLSLGYSLLRHDVQSAVNIVGFDPYLGYLHYQRYGRPSLALDLMEEFRPLVVDTTVLNAINQEKLTPNDFTCEPLSHAVSLTKEGLKIFLRLYEQKKQSLFKHLVLKRRCTYQEAFEIQSRLMAKYLMAETDKYPPLILK, encoded by the coding sequence ATGGGAACAGTATATATTACTCAAGAATATGATTCATTTATTGGTAAAACTGATGAAAGACTAATAGTTAAAACTGACAAAAAAAAATTACTAGACGTTCCACTAATTAAAATTGATGGCTTAGTAATTCTGGGACAGGCTACAGTTTCCCCTGCGGTTGTTAACGAATTACTAGAGAGAAAAATACCTCTGAGTTTTTTAACAGCTACAGGTAGATATAAAGGCTGTTTACAGCCAGAATTAAGCAAAAATATTTTTGTCAGAAAAGCCCAATGGTTGGCTGCGGGAGAAACAAAGAAAGCTATTCATTTAGTTCGAGGCTTCGTTCGAGGCAAATTAAAAAACTATCGTAATCTACTAATGCGCCGTCGTCGAGAATATCCCGAACTAGATTTAGATACAGGAATAACTAAATTAGAACAAGCCATAGAACCAATAGATTTTACCAATAATATAGATTCTTTAAGAGGATTAGAAGGTACAGGAAGTGCAGCTTATTTTGGCAGTTTTAATCAACTCTTGAGAAATCCTAATTTTGAATTCAAGTCTCGCGTTCGTCGCCCACCCATCGATCCAATAAACTCTTTACTGAGTTTAGGTTATTCATTACTACGTCACGATGTTCAAAGTGCAGTAAACATAGTTGGTTTCGATCCTTATTTGGGCTATCTTCATTATCAAAGATATGGTAGACCATCATTAGCTTTGGATTTAATGGAAGAATTTCGCCCTTTAGTAGTTGATACAACAGTTTTGAATGCTATCAATCAAGAAAAGCTAACTCCTAATGACTTTACTTGCGAACCTTTAAGTCATGCCGTTTCTTTAACTAAAGAAGGATTGAAAATATTTCTCCGTTTATACGAACAAAAAAAACAATCCTTATTTAAACATCTTGTTCTCAAACGTCGATGTACTTATCAGGAAGCTTTTGAAATTCAATCTAGGCTTATGGCTAAATATCTAATGGCAGAAACAGATAAGTACCCTCCACTAATATTAAAGTAA
- the cas4 gene encoding CRISPR-associated protein Cas4, whose product MNKEENYVPIAALNHYAYCPHRCWRMFCAGDFIDNHYTIEGTSLHDRVHTLSQENYEDTWQVRAIWLKSEKYGLVGKSDLIESNSGELYPIEYKRGKRDDWENDALQVCGQALCLEEMTGKNIGTGYVYYAHSHQRQPVNIDRNLREKAIATISDIQAMMQTGKMPPPVYKPRCKDCSLYTRCLPQAVNKVKRYKE is encoded by the coding sequence ATGAATAAAGAAGAAAATTATGTTCCAATAGCAGCACTTAACCATTACGCTTATTGTCCTCATCGCTGCTGGCGAATGTTTTGTGCGGGGGATTTTATCGATAATCACTACACTATTGAAGGAACAAGTTTACACGATCGCGTTCATACTCTTAGTCAAGAAAATTATGAAGATACTTGGCAAGTAAGAGCAATCTGGCTCAAATCTGAAAAATATGGACTTGTTGGTAAGTCAGACTTAATTGAATCTAATTCTGGCGAACTATACCCTATTGAATACAAACGAGGTAAAAGAGACGATTGGGAAAATGATGCTCTCCAAGTATGCGGTCAAGCTTTATGTTTGGAGGAAATGACAGGGAAAAACATTGGTACTGGATATGTATACTATGCCCATTCCCACCAACGTCAGCCAGTAAACATAGATAGAAATTTACGAGAAAAAGCGATCGCCACAATCTCAGATATTCAAGCTATGATGCAAACTGGAAAAATGCCACCTCCAGTTTACAAACCTCGTTGCAAAGATTGTAGTCTTTACACTCGTTGTCTACCCCAGGCTGTAAACAAAGTAAAGCGATACAAGGAATAA
- the cas10d gene encoding type I-D CRISPR-associated protein Cas10d/Csc3: MNTKNDKNIPQQLSLFNETEIDLNDSNLFGDDFDSNFEKSDRAIETESELLTLKLLREAITAEHTEDLVMADFAEYPLPNLLKFAIGVTAKGGKFFDRIDSERKAENKSRVRRDNAGDQSLNTHLLNGLFPAYLICKILRQTDTTVKREFKKFGDLKLRILVASFILHDFEKFVLSLFDSLSDKYKDKSIDIRKLSIEEHREMIGAIITELCLDKFLDIGLEEDEKWQYYLDDLLFIAYNTQVRYGTNLNLSEHGLSPKLKDRTLICIADLCCLADSLASIVKHPQDAEHQRLKNLMHNLSDGQLKFTYHRLAENRGVLTNVVNNALIQAHTELNTADNNYYQPLLYLPTGVIYLAAKDAPSISIAYIPNKVITSIKQLCADRLMQSQTGFGRDGKGMKYADYYEQFFTIVGLMQVALRATLRILNDKKLSVAKSRSDNLVKFQQKDVLPTDYDFTFEDDIRCDRLAEFGDVICRKIYGEKAKKIQALIKASKKDKKAEDLPELNLLPEHLIIKVAEYWNLEQYVPQIREIQNINQSLKELKLKGNTGGVPYEWYYLAAKYLQHNPGIEDVRETGEKLIEVIAELIQPIVDKYELPDGWDDLRLWVNRIVMLPLPQPLSLGQHSLASFADAGSDRSYQERGEEEDGSNSAQVFLDELNNYQLAKKPGRGRQPICSISHSAYSVTEQMESAVLFTPQVYTNKQMLGGSNAKRNISSIAGIEMMLRQILMNNTQAVGKRFEDGKYRYIYFYPTYYFTPETNKFLQKAYANIAQTRFSTGVRNHFINDELQADFSKQRYQNVDTFLIDEDLQLKQNLPEDDPNYKKDYSFKLSYPDDLPLTFYFMALPPGRDSTDTESWVMPTWLAFAFPMILDVKTVVSESPIPPFTDGTEFEETVFLDSAPQAFKVLTKGDRFRLDYILEGWQEGDQKYSAPLNVLTAAYAIHLDVNAKQGKSGYNANWGKLTELAKDLETSPLYVFNYLNQWVRRHDVDTARIEKIKLYAYHFYPCFDAYAQYDFTTKKWTMTEQSKLNHPLKLTELYRVFYRAKKLYSPKANAVLKPIDIAANTILKAELTVFYGETLVHAVAAEITKLMDRVHANTAEGTWIFTNQERDKERQAILEFARYFVEEVFEKSFSGDRARLAGRQINLIKDTCEFLYRLENDKDIKIFEREKAKQKNKDESK, translated from the coding sequence ATGAATACAAAAAATGATAAAAATATACCGCAGCAGTTATCTTTGTTTAACGAAACAGAAATTGATTTGAATGATAGTAATTTATTTGGCGATGATTTTGATTCTAATTTTGAAAAAAGCGATCGCGCTATTGAAACAGAATCAGAATTATTAACACTGAAGTTATTACGAGAAGCAATTACTGCCGAACATACAGAAGATTTAGTAATGGCGGATTTTGCCGAATATCCATTACCTAATTTATTAAAGTTTGCTATTGGTGTGACGGCTAAAGGTGGTAAATTCTTTGATCGCATTGATAGTGAAAGAAAAGCAGAAAATAAAAGTAGAGTCAGGCGAGATAATGCAGGAGATCAGTCTTTAAATACTCATTTGTTAAATGGTTTGTTTCCTGCTTATTTAATTTGCAAAATACTAAGGCAAACCGACACAACTGTCAAAAGAGAATTTAAGAAGTTTGGCGATCTTAAACTAAGAATTTTAGTAGCAAGTTTTATTCTCCACGACTTTGAAAAATTCGTTCTGAGTTTATTCGATTCTCTATCAGATAAATACAAGGATAAAAGTATAGATATTCGGAAACTATCCATTGAAGAACATCGAGAAATGATCGGCGCGATTATTACAGAACTTTGTTTAGATAAGTTTCTTGATATTGGTTTAGAAGAAGATGAAAAATGGCAATATTATCTAGATGACTTGTTATTTATTGCTTATAATACTCAAGTTCGTTACGGTACAAATCTCAATCTTTCAGAACATGGATTAAGCCCGAAGTTAAAAGATCGTACTTTAATTTGTATTGCCGATCTTTGTTGTTTGGCTGACTCTTTAGCTTCGATAGTTAAACATCCTCAAGATGCCGAACATCAAAGGCTTAAAAACTTAATGCACAATCTCAGTGATGGGCAGTTAAAGTTTACCTATCATCGCTTGGCGGAAAATCGAGGTGTATTAACCAATGTAGTAAACAATGCTTTAATTCAGGCGCATACTGAGTTAAATACAGCAGACAATAATTACTACCAACCTCTTTTATATCTGCCTACAGGAGTTATATATTTAGCTGCTAAAGATGCGCCGAGTATTTCTATTGCATATATCCCAAATAAAGTAATTACTAGTATCAAACAATTGTGCGCTGACAGATTAATGCAAAGCCAGACTGGTTTTGGTAGAGATGGGAAAGGAATGAAATATGCAGACTATTACGAACAGTTTTTTACTATTGTCGGTTTAATGCAGGTGGCGTTAAGGGCTACATTGCGGATTTTAAACGATAAAAAACTTTCTGTTGCTAAAAGTCGTAGTGATAATTTAGTCAAGTTTCAGCAAAAGGATGTTTTACCCACAGATTATGACTTTACCTTTGAAGATGATATCAGATGCGATCGCCTGGCGGAATTTGGGGATGTTATTTGTCGCAAGATATATGGGGAAAAGGCTAAGAAGATTCAAGCTTTAATTAAAGCTAGTAAAAAAGATAAAAAAGCTGAAGACTTACCAGAGCTAAATTTGTTACCCGAACATTTAATTATTAAGGTAGCTGAATATTGGAATTTAGAACAATATGTTCCGCAAATCAGAGAAATACAGAATATTAATCAAAGTCTTAAAGAACTAAAACTAAAAGGGAATACTGGAGGAGTACCTTATGAATGGTATTATCTGGCAGCTAAATATTTACAACATAATCCTGGAATTGAAGATGTTAGGGAAACGGGAGAAAAGTTAATTGAAGTTATTGCAGAATTGATTCAGCCTATTGTTGATAAATATGAGTTACCTGATGGTTGGGATGACTTGAGACTCTGGGTAAATCGTATTGTGATGTTACCTCTCCCCCAACCCCTCTCTCTTGGTCAGCATTCCCTTGCGTCTTTCGCCGACGCGGGGTCTGACCGCTCCTACCAGGAGAGGGGAGAAGAGGAAGATGGGAGTAATTCAGCGCAGGTATTTCTTGATGAACTAAATAATTATCAACTAGCTAAAAAACCAGGGAGGGGAAGACAGCCTATTTGTTCCATTTCCCATTCTGCTTACAGCGTTACGGAACAAATGGAGTCGGCGGTATTGTTCACTCCCCAGGTATATACCAATAAACAAATGCTAGGAGGTTCAAATGCTAAACGCAACATTTCTAGTATTGCTGGGATTGAGATGATGCTGAGGCAAATTTTGATGAACAATACTCAGGCAGTAGGCAAACGATTTGAAGATGGCAAATATCGTTACATCTACTTTTACCCTACCTATTACTTCACCCCAGAAACCAACAAATTCTTACAGAAAGCCTATGCCAATATTGCCCAGACTCGTTTTAGCACTGGGGTACGAAATCATTTTATTAACGATGAGTTACAAGCTGACTTTAGTAAACAACGCTATCAAAATGTAGACACTTTCTTGATTGATGAGGATTTACAACTCAAGCAAAATTTACCAGAAGATGACCCTAATTATAAGAAAGATTATAGCTTTAAACTGTCCTATCCCGATGACTTACCCCTGACGTTTTATTTCATGGCATTGCCCCCAGGCAGAGACAGTACCGATACAGAATCCTGGGTCATGCCTACTTGGTTGGCTTTTGCCTTCCCCATGATTCTAGATGTCAAAACAGTGGTTTCCGAATCTCCCATTCCCCCATTTACTGACGGTACAGAGTTTGAAGAAACAGTATTTCTCGATAGTGCGCCTCAAGCTTTTAAAGTTCTTACAAAAGGAGATCGCTTTAGGCTCGATTATATCTTAGAAGGTTGGCAAGAAGGAGATCAAAAGTATTCTGCGCCCCTTAATGTTTTAACTGCTGCCTATGCCATTCATTTAGATGTAAATGCCAAACAAGGTAAGTCTGGTTACAACGCTAACTGGGGTAAATTAACCGAACTGGCAAAAGATTTAGAAACTAGCCCTCTTTATGTTTTTAATTATCTCAATCAATGGGTACGTAGACATGATGTAGATACGGCAAGAATCGAAAAGATTAAGCTTTATGCTTATCATTTTTATCCCTGCTTTGATGCTTATGCTCAATATGATTTCACTACAAAAAAATGGACTATGACAGAACAATCAAAACTCAATCATCCACTAAAACTAACAGAACTTTATCGTGTATTTTACCGAGCCAAAAAACTATATAGCCCTAAAGCTAATGCAGTATTAAAACCAATTGATATTGCAGCAAATACTATTTTAAAAGCCGAATTAACCGTTTTTTATGGTGAAACATTGGTTCATGCTGTTGCTGCGGAGATTACTAAACTAATGGATCGAGTTCATGCTAATACTGCTGAGGGAACATGGATATTTACTAACCAAGAAAGAGATAAAGAAAGACAAGCAATACTAGAATTTGCCCGTTATTTTGTTGAAGAAGTATTTGAAAAATCTTTTTCAGGCGATCGCGCTCGCTTGGCAGGAAGACAAATTAATTTGATTAAGGATACTTGTGAGTTTTTATATCGTTTGGAAAATGATAAGGATATTAAAATTTTTGAGAGAGAAAAGGCAAAGCAAAAAAATAAAGATGAATCCAAATAG
- the cas5d gene encoding type I-D CRISPR-associated protein Cas5/Csc1: MTIIYRCNLELHDSLYFATREIGRLYETEPILHNYALCYALGLIDSQKYATTVAEKDSYRYFCAEQIPKYKQHLIPLNQQKIYVTPARSLIHTSVLNTWKYANNNYHVKMEKTQKNIPSFGRAKEIAAESQFEFFIFSENLLHFPKWKWIRLGKWMSKAQVIFEQLSSIKIQQGLFNCTHPLNSLDVMFTNQVFSYDVINMPPVSLIRNAQIQGQYYQVDNNLKLPVNMQYRFS, translated from the coding sequence ATGACTATTATCTATCGCTGTAATCTAGAACTCCATGATAGTCTTTATTTTGCTACCCGTGAAATAGGTAGACTATACGAAACTGAACCAATTCTACATAATTATGCTCTTTGCTATGCTTTAGGTTTGATTGATAGCCAAAAATACGCTACCACTGTTGCAGAAAAAGATTCTTATCGCTATTTTTGTGCCGAACAAATACCAAAATATAAACAGCATTTAATACCTTTAAATCAGCAAAAAATCTATGTTACTCCAGCACGCTCTCTGATTCATACTTCTGTCTTAAATACTTGGAAATATGCTAATAATAACTATCACGTCAAAATGGAAAAGACTCAGAAAAATATTCCTAGTTTTGGTAGAGCCAAAGAAATAGCAGCAGAAAGTCAATTTGAGTTTTTTATTTTTTCTGAAAACTTACTACATTTCCCTAAATGGAAATGGATACGCCTTGGTAAATGGATGAGTAAAGCCCAGGTAATATTTGAACAACTATCATCTATCAAAATACAGCAAGGATTATTTAATTGTACTCATCCTTTAAACTCTCTAGATGTCATGTTTACGAATCAAGTCTTTAGTTATGACGTGATTAATATGCCACCCGTTAGCTTAATTCGGAATGCTCAAATTCAGGGTCAATATTATCAAGTTGATAATAATCTAAAACTTCCTGTAAATATGCAATATCGTTTCAGTTAA
- a CDS encoding DUF3349 domain-containing protein, giving the protein MSNTIAHHLKNTHELINRTFPDGIDRESYFPLLALLESEMSDRNLAGTIAYYTKRDYSEILNDIYAVKSTSIPSTEAINKVKTRLLACGYEEWLNEE; this is encoded by the coding sequence ATGAGTAATACGATCGCACATCATCTTAAAAATACCCACGAACTAATAAATCGCACTTTTCCAGATGGTATAGATAGAGAAAGCTATTTTCCCTTGTTAGCATTGCTCGAATCAGAAATGTCGGATCGCAATCTAGCAGGGACGATCGCTTATTATACAAAAAGAGATTACAGTGAAATTCTCAACGATATTTATGCTGTAAAATCTACTTCTATTCCCTCTACCGAAGCTATAAACAAAGTAAAAACTCGTTTGTTGGCTTGCGGTTACGAAGAATGGTTGAATGAAGAATAA
- the cas7d gene encoding type I-D CRISPR-associated protein Cas7/Csc2 → MTFLKSLDAKYFHTEIPYKPMGKYAHFLTTRVTESYPLFQTDGELNKARVRAGITHQKPISRLTMFKRKQSTPERLIGRELLRNYELVKPDECEYNVDFAKNNADCIIYGFAIGDGGSEKSKVVVDSAYSITSFDESHETFTLNAPYEHGTMSKNGEVTSRINQQDHIRPQVFFPSIVTLKDPTEASFLYVFNNIVRTRHYGAQTTRTGRVRNELIGVIFADGEIVSNLRWTQAIYDKLGDKLDSLDPLNENEVNQAAKETIEQLMSEESIVHKDFIGDSFTPILNEVKTLTSKEEKIKEILIQANQEAQNYFSKYIEKPKKPTKSK, encoded by the coding sequence ATGACATTTCTAAAATCTCTCGATGCAAAATATTTCCACACTGAAATTCCCTACAAACCAATGGGGAAATATGCTCATTTTTTAACTACTCGCGTTACCGAATCCTATCCTCTATTTCAAACCGATGGAGAGTTAAATAAAGCCAGAGTAAGAGCAGGTATTACTCATCAAAAGCCAATTAGTAGATTAACAATGTTTAAACGCAAACAATCTACCCCAGAAAGATTAATTGGTAGGGAATTATTGCGTAATTATGAATTAGTAAAACCAGATGAATGCGAATACAACGTTGACTTTGCCAAAAACAATGCTGATTGTATCATCTATGGTTTTGCGATCGGCGATGGAGGTTCAGAAAAATCTAAAGTAGTAGTAGATTCTGCTTATTCTATTACTTCTTTTGATGAGTCTCACGAAACCTTTACTCTCAACGCTCCTTACGAACATGGAACTATGAGTAAAAATGGTGAGGTTACTAGCAGAATTAACCAGCAAGATCACATTCGTCCTCAAGTATTTTTTCCCAGTATTGTTACTCTAAAAGACCCCACAGAAGCTAGTTTTCTTTATGTATTTAATAATATTGTGCGTACCCGTCACTATGGCGCACAAACTACCAGAACGGGAAGAGTAAGAAATGAATTAATCGGTGTAATTTTTGCCGATGGAGAAATAGTCAGCAATTTACGTTGGACTCAAGCAATCTATGACAAATTAGGAGATAAATTAGATTCTCTAGACCCTTTAAATGAAAATGAAGTAAATCAAGCAGCAAAAGAAACAATTGAACAACTAATGTCAGAAGAATCCATCGTACACAAAGACTTTATTGGCGATAGTTTTACTCCTATTTTAAATGAAGTAAAAACTTTAACTAGCAAAGAAGAAAAAATCAAAGAAATTCTGATTCAAGCTAATCAAGAAGCACAAAATTATTTTAGTAAATATATCGAAAAACCCAAGAAACCCACTAAATCAAAATAA
- the cas2 gene encoding CRISPR-associated endonuclease Cas2, producing MFVIVSYDISEDKRRTKIHDILSSYGQWMQYSLFECDLTKTEYAKLRSRLNKIINSDTDSIRFYFLCSCCQNKIERISGEAVRDNTIFFA from the coding sequence ATGTTTGTAATAGTTAGCTACGATATATCTGAAGATAAGCGACGTACCAAAATTCATGACATCCTATCTTCTTATGGTCAATGGATGCAATATAGTTTGTTTGAGTGTGATTTAACTAAAACTGAATATGCTAAATTGCGATCGCGTCTCAATAAAATAATTAACTCCGATACCGATAGTATTCGTTTTTACTTTCTCTGTAGTTGTTGCCAAAATAAAATAGAGCGTATTAGTGGCGAAGCTGTTCGAGATAATACTATTTTCTTTGCTTAG
- the cas3 gene encoding type I-D CRISPR-associated helicase Cas3': MNNFIQLKPIYSCPAHEIPKEIKLPNGWILSWHQRETYLSLNDSKVDVVINTGMTGDGKTLAGDLDVIVGDSLALKMYPTNELARDQEISAKEYLKQFELEDNLKINRLSGQDLELYAEQEGLKKKAAFKTRAFNSEILLTNPDIFHYLHRGAYLTTYDNPDLLWNKIDKRFDLFVFDEFHVFSAPQIASVINTMLLIRYTNRHKKFLFLSATPDRDFIDRLVKAGFKVKVIDPVAENKYRFPATKAEALKLKNDNWREVSRQITLNFIGLESGSTSSETWLKENSDLILELFAKHPGSKGAIILNSIAAVKRLVPWFTELLEPLGLTVGENTGLSGKEAKSLSLAADLVIGTSTIDVGVDFKINFLFFESADAGNFIQRLGRLGRHDGYEKDGKWIEFDIYTAYALVPNFLVERLFLKDSASLENGQECDRPFFHQVIRNEYRQINDFRGYYSRWGAVQSTKLCWQLGHPRIKHAYYSEGSQEAFRQDCEKIFNTSLKKTIGRIKGWEKEWQQLSGNKSGNPIAEDASSFRGVSCLECGLYDLTETNEADRFKTYVLPGILSNLEIETITKAEFDRLLKATSQKIKTPIPKSRFNYCLGFMKLRNYRESRLDWRFTYQGNLKDIAEAYKVMILTQIQVWQPDNYWISQINKQLKKQALVSYVLPFPVAEIRNRLRLPMHFQIYPISDRNSIHGTIPYSIAFGQSALLIDTLAHWLKSKGGESWIV; encoded by the coding sequence ATGAACAATTTTATTCAACTTAAGCCTATCTATTCATGTCCTGCTCATGAAATACCGAAAGAAATTAAACTTCCTAATGGCTGGATTTTATCTTGGCATCAACGGGAAACTTACTTATCGCTTAATGATTCCAAAGTCGATGTGGTTATTAATACAGGAATGACTGGAGATGGTAAAACTTTAGCAGGAGATTTAGATGTTATTGTTGGTGATTCTCTGGCTTTGAAAATGTACCCTACTAATGAATTAGCCAGAGATCAAGAAATTTCTGCCAAAGAATACCTCAAGCAATTTGAATTAGAAGATAATTTAAAAATTAATCGTCTTAGCGGGCAAGATTTAGAACTTTATGCCGAACAAGAAGGACTAAAGAAAAAAGCTGCTTTCAAAACTCGTGCATTTAATTCAGAGATATTATTAACCAATCCCGATATCTTTCATTATCTGCATCGAGGAGCTTATCTAACAACTTACGACAATCCCGATTTATTGTGGAACAAAATCGATAAAAGATTTGATTTGTTTGTTTTTGATGAATTTCATGTATTCAGTGCACCACAAATCGCAAGTGTAATTAATACGATGCTATTAATTCGCTATACTAATCGTCATAAAAAGTTTTTGTTTCTTTCTGCTACTCCTGATCGCGACTTTATAGATCGCCTAGTCAAAGCTGGTTTTAAAGTTAAAGTAATCGATCCTGTTGCAGAAAATAAGTATCGATTTCCCGCAACTAAAGCCGAAGCACTGAAATTGAAAAACGATAATTGGCGTGAAGTATCTCGTCAAATAACTTTAAACTTTATTGGTTTAGAATCTGGTTCGACAAGTTCGGAAACCTGGCTGAAAGAAAATAGCGATCTCATTTTAGAATTATTTGCTAAACACCCTGGAAGTAAAGGAGCAATTATCCTCAATTCAATTGCTGCGGTGAAACGCTTAGTACCTTGGTTTACTGAGTTATTAGAGCCTTTAGGTTTAACTGTTGGGGAAAATACGGGATTGTCGGGAAAAGAAGCTAAAAGTCTATCTTTGGCAGCAGATTTAGTTATTGGCACAAGTACTATTGATGTGGGAGTTGATTTTAAGATTAATTTTCTTTTCTTTGAGTCTGCCGATGCAGGTAACTTTATCCAAAGGTTAGGCAGGCTTGGCAGACATGATGGTTATGAAAAAGATGGAAAGTGGATTGAGTTTGATATCTATACCGCTTATGCTTTAGTTCCCAATTTTTTAGTAGAAAGACTGTTTCTTAAAGATTCAGCATCACTTGAAAATGGACAAGAATGTGATCGCCCTTTTTTCCATCAGGTAATTAGGAATGAATACCGTCAGATTAATGATTTTCGTGGTTACTACTCTCGTTGGGGTGCAGTTCAATCTACTAAGTTATGTTGGCAATTAGGACATCCTAGAATCAAACACGCCTACTATAGTGAAGGTAGTCAGGAAGCCTTCAGGCAAGATTGCGAGAAGATATTTAATACCAGTCTGAAAAAAACCATTGGCAGAATTAAAGGATGGGAAAAGGAATGGCAACAGTTATCAGGTAATAAATCTGGTAATCCTATAGCGGAAGATGCTAGTAGTTTTCGTGGCGTGAGTTGTTTGGAATGTGGCTTATACGATCTGACAGAAACTAACGAAGCAGATCGTTTTAAAACTTATGTTTTACCAGGAATATTAAGTAATTTAGAAATTGAAACTATTACCAAGGCTGAATTCGATCGCTTACTAAAAGCAACTAGCCAGAAAATAAAGACACCCATTCCTAAAAGTAGATTTAATTACTGTTTGGGATTCATGAAGTTACGCAACTATCGGGAGTCAAGATTAGATTGGCGATTTACTTATCAAGGTAATCTCAAAGATATCGCAGAAGCCTATAAAGTTATGATTTTAACTCAAATTCAAGTATGGCAACCAGATAACTATTGGATAAGCCAGATTAACAAGCAGCTAAAGAAACAGGCTTTAGTTAGTTATGTATTGCCTTTTCCCGTAGCCGAAATTAGAAATCGTTTGCGTTTACCGATGCACTTTCAAATTTATCCTATCAGCGATCGCAATAGTATTCATGGAACGATACCTTATTCTATTGCTTTTGGGCAATCGGCATTATTAATCGATACTTTGGCACATTGGCTTAAAAGCAAAGGGGGTGAATCATGGATTGTTTAA
- the cas6 gene encoding CRISPR-associated endoribonuclease Cas6 produces MPYSLVLNLLPLAPISPGYSQGKHLHALFLNIVSHYDRSLGDYLHEQKTNKAFTISPLQVRGYRLLGTGDKKSSFSKDGFRGDRIQYQHKKPIPVNTPCWWRISLLDESLFRKLTQLWLNINPEKPWHLGSADLKIASILGTSQPNQPWANAIPYDRLYEEASSANNKFTFSFATPTTFGKGKYNNSLPTPESIFKSLRKRWNTYSNIEIPEAELALESLFPSYFNIRTEVISDYSKSKLIGCVGDINYQALGNIDPQQIKYLNTLADFALYCGMGKKTTMGMGMVRRINL; encoded by the coding sequence ATGCCCTATAGTCTAGTCTTAAACCTACTCCCTCTAGCTCCCATATCCCCAGGATATTCCCAAGGAAAACATTTACACGCCCTATTCCTTAATATTGTAAGCCACTACGATCGCTCTCTGGGAGACTACTTACACGAACAAAAAACCAACAAAGCCTTTACTATTTCTCCTTTACAGGTCAGAGGTTATAGGTTACTAGGGACAGGTGACAAAAAGTCCTCCTTTTCTAAAGATGGATTTAGGGGGGATCGAATACAATATCAACACAAAAAACCCATACCCGTAAACACTCCTTGTTGGTGGCGCATATCTTTGTTGGATGAAAGCCTATTCAGGAAATTAACTCAACTATGGTTGAATATCAACCCCGAAAAACCTTGGCATTTAGGGAGTGCAGATTTAAAGATCGCCAGTATTCTTGGTACATCTCAACCCAATCAACCTTGGGCTAATGCTATCCCATACGATCGCCTGTACGAAGAAGCTTCTAGTGCTAATAACAAATTCACTTTCTCCTTTGCCACTCCCACAACTTTTGGTAAAGGAAAATACAATAACTCCTTACCAACTCCAGAAAGTATTTTTAAGAGTCTCCGCAAACGTTGGAATACATACAGCAATATTGAAATCCCAGAAGCAGAATTAGCTTTAGAATCTTTATTTCCCAGTTATTTCAACATTCGCACTGAAGTAATCAGCGACTATAGCAAAAGTAAACTAATCGGTTGTGTTGGGGATATTAACTATCAAGCTTTGGGAAATATTGACCCCCAACAAATCAAGTATCTAAACACTTTAGCCGATTTTGCCCTCTATTGTGGCATGGGAAAGAAGACCACTATGGGAATGGGAATGGTTAGAAGAATTAATCTTTAA